The DNA region TGATCGGGGCGCCAAGGTTATTGCCACCGCCTTTGCCGATCTCGGTTTTGATGTCGATGTCGGCCCGCTGTTCCAGACCCCGGAGGAAACCGCGCGACAGGCGGTCGAAAACGATGTCCACGTAATCGGCATGAGTTCTCTGGCGGCAGGACACAAAACGCTGTTGCCGCAACTGGTTGAGGAACTGAAGAAACTGGGCCGCGAAGATATCCTGATTGTTGTCGGCGGAGTCATTCCCGCCCAGGATTACCAGTTCCTGTACGATCATGGAGCGGCCGCCGTTTTTGGTCCCGGCACCGTTATTCCGGTCGCGGCTAGGAATATCATGGAAAAACTTCTCTAGATATTTTTATCAAAAGGGTCGATTGATATAATAATGACCGAAGATAAGCCGAATCGAAAAAAACGTGATTCTCATCCCAGCGCCCTGCATGTCGTGCGGGGCGTTGAGGGTGGTCATGATGGCCTGCCGGGCAATTCCCGGAAAAATACCGAGCGGAAAAAACCATCGGCTGAAAATCATGGTTTGACCACGGCCCAATATATTGAGGGGGTCCTGGCGGGGGATCGGACCATACTCGGGAAAGCCATTACCCTGATTGAGTCGAATGCCCCGGCCCACCAGAATCAGGCCCAGGATGTCCTCCGGGAATTACTCCCCCATACCGGTTGTTCTCTTAGAGTCGGCATAACGGGTATCCCCGGGGCGGGGAAAAGCACATTTATCGAGACCCTCGGATGCCGCCTGACAGCACAGGATCATAAAGTGGCCGTGATGGCCGTTGATCCCTCGAGTAGCCTTACCCGGGGAAGTATTCTCGGCGATAAAACCCGCATGGAACAGCTTTCTCGCGAACCGGGAGCGTTTATCCGGCCCAGCCCCAGCGGCGGAACCCTTGGAGGGGTGGCCCGCAAGACCCGCGAGACCATGCTGGTATTCGAGGCCGCCGGATATGATGTTATTCTGGTTGAAACCATCGGGGTCGGTCAGAGTGAAATCACGGTCCGTTCCATGGTCGATTTTTTCCTGCTGATTCTGATTGCCGGGGGGGGGGATGAACTTCAGGGATTGAAACGCGGTGTTATGGAAATCGCCGATGCCGTTCTGATTAACAAAGTCGATGGAGATAATATCAAACCGGCTCGTCTGGCCCAAACCGATTATCAACGCGCCCTGCATTATCTTCAGCCGGCTACCCGGGGATGGCAAACCGAGGCTCATCTTGCCTCGTCGTTGACCGGGTATGGGATCGATGATATCTGGAAGGTGATTTTGAAATTCCGTGAAATAACCGGTCGTAACGGCGAATTCGACCGCCGCCGCCGCGAGCAATCCCGGGATTGGTTGCATACGATGCTTGAGGAACGACTGAAGGATTTGTTTTATCGACATCCCAATGTCGAAAAAAAACTGCCCGAAATCGAACAGAAAGTAATGAATGGCCGCCTTCCGGTCACGATTGCCGCCTGGGAATTACTTCAAACCTTTGAGAAAGAATAACCTCAAGATTGCCACCCAATATTGGGCACTTCCCGAAAAATTCGAACCCGCAAGACCTGCCATTCGTCTGATATTATAAATGGTTTGGATAGATTCCGCAGTTGTCCTTGACGGATTTATAATATCAGCTATATTATTATATATCCATCACCTTTTTTAAAGGGTCTCGCGCTTGGCGTTTAATGGCCTCATTTGAGAATAATCCTTAACAGCAATCTGTTATAAAAGAGGAGGATTTATGATCAGAAAGATAACGGAAAGACATTGCTTAAGAATATTCACACCAATCGTTCTCTTCTTAATTATGGGATTCTTGGGCTTGGCCCCGATGGTTTCAACGGCCGATTTTGAGTGTGGGGACGCCAATGCCGACGGACGCGTTAATATTCTCGATGGTACCTATATCATAAATTACCTTTATAGAGGCGGTCCGGCTCCGGTATATCCGGATCTGGCGGATGTCAATCATTCCGAATCAATCAATATTCTCGATGTGACTTATCTTATAGTTTATCTTTACCGCGGCGGCCCGGAACCTGATTGCCCCTCCGGTTCATCCCAGCTTCCGGCATCATTTGATTTACGCGATGTCGAGGGTGAAAATTATGTGTCGTCGGTCAAAAACCAGTCGGGTGGTACCTGCTGGACCCATGGCGCCATGGCCGCTATCGAAAGCAATCTCCTGATAACCGGAAACTGGGCGAACGCCGGGGAATCCGGAGAACCCAATCTGGCCGAATATCATCTTGACTGGTGGAATGGTTTCAATCAGTACAACAATGATGATATCTATCCGCCCACCGGTGATGGTCTGATCGTTCACCAGGGCGGGGATTACATGGTCACCTCGGCCTATCTGGCCCGTGGCGAAGGGGCGGTGCGCGATATCGACGGCCAGTCATTTGATGATCCGCCGGCTCGAAACGGGGACGGCTATCACCATTACTATGTCCGGGATATCGAGTGGTACACCGCCGGGGCAAATCTGGAAAGGATCGATCTCGTCAAGACCAAAATCATGACCGAGGGGGCGCTCGGGACGGCCATGCTTTATGATGATTATCTCCTGTATAACGGAATATATCATTATCAGCCCGATTACTATGACTACGATCCGACTCATGCCGTAGCCATAGTCGGCTGGAATGACAGCATCAACAATCCCAATGCTCCCGGTCCAGGGGCCTGGTTATGTAAAAACAGCTGGGGGACGGGATGGGGATTGGGCGGTTATTTTTGGATTTCGTATTATGACAAACACTGCGGTAAACACCCGCAAATGGGCGCTGTTTCATTTCAGGATGTAATGCTCATGCCCTACGATCATGTTTATTACCACGATTCTCATGGCTGGCGGTCTACCAGGACCGATTTGACAGAAGCCTTTAATGCCTTTACGACCGATCAAAGCGCCCAGCTTCAGGCGGTTAATTTCTATACCGCCGACGACAGTGTCAATTATACTGTCAAAGTTTACAGCACTTTCGAAGGGGGTCAATTAAGCGGAGAGATGACCTCGGTTAGCGGCCTGATTGAATTTCTGGGATTGCATACCGTTGATTTGCCGGATTCGATCGATCTCAAACCGGGCGATAATTTCTATATCTATCTGCAATTGTCGACCGGGGGTCAGCCATATGATGAAACGTCCATTGTCCCAACCCTGCTGGGAGCCAAATACCGGACTCAGGTGACATCATCGGCCGGTCCGGGCGAGAGTTTCTATCGTTCCGGCGGTAATTGGGTGGATCTGACCAGCTATGAGGCCACGGCCAATTTCTGTATCAAAGGACTGGGAATTATACCGGCTTTAAAAGTGATGCCATCGGATGATTTCTATTCCGAGGGCCCGACCGGCGGACCGTTCAGCCCTTCCGGCAAAACCTATTCCTTTGCTCATAAGTACGCTCAGGCCATAGAATATGAAATATCCCTCGATCCCTCGGCCGATTGGCTGGAATTAAGCGGCGATGTAGCGGGTATGCTTGATCCCTATGACACCGCCCATGTTACGGTCCAGTTTAATCTTAATGCCGGAAGCTTGATTCAGGGCCGTCATACCGCGGTTGTGTATTTTAAGAATTTATCCGCGCCCGAGGATAATACCGTTCGTTATGTGGAACTGGTGGTCGGTACCCCAGCGATTGAATATCAATGGTTGCTGGATACTGATCCCGGGTGGACCTGCCAGGGCGACTGGGAATTTGGCTCACCCACCGGCGGCGGCGGATATTTTACTTATGGCGCCGATCCGGTTGGCGGTTATACCGGCGATAATGTTTATGGATATGTCATCGATGGCAACTACCCGGATACTCTTTCTCAAACCTATTTGACCACCGCCGTCATTGACTGTTCACGACTGCTTAAAGTGCATCTGGATTTTCACCGCTGGCTGGCCTCGGACGGTTTTGGCTACGGGCGGGTTTTGGTTAGTACCGATGGATCGCAGTGGACTCAGGTCTGGGGAGGTTATGATGGTGTCATCGATATGATCTGGAGAGATACCTATCTTGATATCTCCGATATCGTCGATTATCAATCGACCGTTTATATCCGCTGGTCGATGGAGGTATTATCGGGCGGCCTGTATACTTTCGGCGGCTGGAATATCGATGATATTCAAATCATCGCCATCTATGATTCAACCATGACCAAAGATATTCACGTTGTGAAGGAGCAATTATCAACAGGAGATCTCCCGGCTCGGATCAGCTTTGAACTCGACAAGTCCTCGCCGGTGGAAATAACCATCCTTGATCGTAAGGAGCAACCGGTGGTTGAAATCCATAACGACTTTCTTGAAAGCGGCCGTCATGATTTCACGTGGGATCGACGGGATCGTTACGGGAAACCGATTCCCGATGCCGTTTATTATCGGTTGAAAATTGATGACCGGGTCGAGGTTCATAGATTAAGATAGTTGGGATAATGAGAAGATCAAACGGGTCGGTTTCTGCCGGCCCGTTTTTTTTATATTTAATTGTCGGGACACCGCCGGTGATAATATTCTTTTGGTCTTATCTGCCGGACGTATTATATTATTTACTTAAATTGGAATATGAAAGGATCAGATTATGGGCGTCCTGTCCCTTGAAAATGTGAAACTCAACCTGGGCGGCAAACCGATCTTGAATAATCTTTCCATCGATTTCTGGGATAATCATATCCATGCCGTGGTGGGACCCAACGGGGCCGGAAAATCAACCCTGGCCGCTACCATTATGGGACTGGGCGGGTACACTATCGATGAAGGCGATATTATTTTTGAAGGAAATTCAATCAGGGATTGGCCGCTGGATAAACGGGCCAAGGGTGGAATTACCCTGGCCTGGCAGGAACCGGCTCGTTTTGAGGGGTTGACGGTCAGGGATTTTATACGAGCCTCCGCCCGCGATAAAAGCGAGGCTAATCTCGAAAAATGTCTTCGACAGGCAGGCCTGGAACCGGCTGTATATTTTCGCCGGGCGGTCGATAAAACCCTCAGCGGCGGAGAGAGGAAAAAAGTCGAACTGGCCTCGATTCTGGCCATGCAACCCAGGCTGGCCCTTCTCGATGAACCCGATTCCGGGATCGATATCGAGTCCATACAGCGAATATTCGATGCCGTCCGCATTCTCAAAGAGGGTGGAACCACGGTGATTCTGATTACCCACAGCTTGGCCGTTCTCGATCAGGCGGAGCATGCCTTTCTGCTCTGTAGCGGGCAGTTGGTTGATAAGGGTAACGTCGGCCGAATAAGGAAATATTTCGAAAGAAATTGCATGCCGTGCGACCACAAAAATCTTCCCCAGCCAATTCAACTTGGAGATAAAGCATGACCAGTCAGCTTCAGATGATAAAGCAAATCTACGATTATACCGGCACCGATCCCAATTTGAAAGACCCCGATACCGCCCACCTGGTCATTAACGGAAACCGCGTCCTGGGGATGCAATCGGTTCCCGGTTTGAATATCATCGTCCGGGAACTTGAGGATGGTATCGACGCCAATATTAATCTGGCCGAGGGGACAGTTATGGCCAAACCGGTCCATCTCTGTTTCGGAATGCTGCCGGAAAAGGGCATCCAGCGTATTATCATGAAAGTCAACATTGAAAAAGAAGCCCGTATATCGCTTCTGGCTCATTGTGTCTTTCCCAATGCGGTCGATGTCAGCCATATCATGAATGCCGAAATCAATATCGGCGAGGGAGGGGAGTGCAGTTATTTCGAGAAACACGTTCACAGCCTCCGCGGAGGGATCAAAGTTTATCCTAAGGCGATTGTCGAAGTCGGCAAAAGAGCTGTATTCA from Candidatus Zixiibacteriota bacterium includes:
- a CDS encoding ATP-binding cassette domain-containing protein — translated: MGVLSLENVKLNLGGKPILNNLSIDFWDNHIHAVVGPNGAGKSTLAATIMGLGGYTIDEGDIIFEGNSIRDWPLDKRAKGGITLAWQEPARFEGLTVRDFIRASARDKSEANLEKCLRQAGLEPAVYFRRAVDKTLSGGERKKVELASILAMQPRLALLDEPDSGIDIESIQRIFDAVRILKEGGTTVILITHSLAVLDQAEHAFLLCSGQLVDKGNVGRIRKYFERNCMPCDHKNLPQPIQLGDKA
- a CDS encoding SufD family Fe-S cluster assembly protein, which encodes MTSQLQMIKQIYDYTGTDPNLKDPDTAHLVINGNRVLGMQSVPGLNIIVRELEDGIDANINLAEGTVMAKPVHLCFGMLPEKGIQRIIMKVNIEKEARISLLAHCVFPNAVDVSHIMNAEINIGEGGECSYFEKHVHSLRGGIKVYPKAIVEVGKRAVFKTEFELIKGRVGLIDIDYETTSLENSVMEMTSRISGRDDDIIKIREVGHLKGEYARGALTSKIAVRNNARAEVYNKLTASAAYTRGHVDCKEILQDNGRAIAVPIVEVNHSKAHVTHEAAIGSVDNKQLETLMARGLSEDDAVELIINGLLSH
- the meaB gene encoding methylmalonyl Co-A mutase-associated GTPase MeaB, whose protein sequence is MTEDKPNRKKRDSHPSALHVVRGVEGGHDGLPGNSRKNTERKKPSAENHGLTTAQYIEGVLAGDRTILGKAITLIESNAPAHQNQAQDVLRELLPHTGCSLRVGITGIPGAGKSTFIETLGCRLTAQDHKVAVMAVDPSSSLTRGSILGDKTRMEQLSREPGAFIRPSPSGGTLGGVARKTRETMLVFEAAGYDVILVETIGVGQSEITVRSMVDFFLLILIAGGGDELQGLKRGVMEIADAVLINKVDGDNIKPARLAQTDYQRALHYLQPATRGWQTEAHLASSLTGYGIDDIWKVILKFREITGRNGEFDRRRREQSRDWLHTMLEERLKDLFYRHPNVEKKLPEIEQKVMNGRLPVTIAAWELLQTFEKE